Proteins found in one Amphiura filiformis chromosome 14, Afil_fr2py, whole genome shotgun sequence genomic segment:
- the LOC140170350 gene encoding LOW QUALITY PROTEIN: probable polyketide synthase 1 (The sequence of the model RefSeq protein was modified relative to this genomic sequence to represent the inferred CDS: inserted 4 bases in 2 codons; deleted 1 base in 1 codon): MSSDQTSEKCPVAVVGIGCRMPGGVTTPQEFWDVLVNGRDMITEIPPDRWSIESFYDPDQSNHSKMATKRCGFIHDIDKFDNTFFKISPREAASMDPQQRHMLEVTYEAFQDAGIISETLGESCGVYIGVGNMDYHIMLMDTSLTNPYTFTGSVHSLVPNRISYAFNLRGPSIAVDTACASSLTALHMACSAIWDGECLSAVAGGCNQLLLPEGTVGFSALGALSPEGKSCPFSDTGKGYVRSEGWGAFILKRLDDALVNKDHIYAVIRGSGIGAGGLTKSLTMPSAEAQEMVMRNVCKNFSIPMSSVQYIEAHGTGTPVGDPIEARGICAAFGPEREGPIKVGSVKSNFGHNEFASGITGAIKVALMLKNKQLVPTINFHELNPQIKKDGLNLQVQRQIEEIQDDGSPFTIGLNSFGLGGAVAHMVFQEAPESDVIAKETSGWSFGKESDIEGKSIVVPLSAKTPEALKDLAAKWESFECDNDAXSVAAWQATRRDHHPYRMTVIANSTATFRNAAHAFAQDTGSESVVAGRANTTKPNICFVFPGQGQQWIDMGRKLFEDEKVFHDSVVECDELFRELSGWSVLQSCGLFGNRDIAEATSPYTSTEDALQSVEVIQPAILFIQVGMYRLWRHWGVEPDVVVGHSLGEVAAAYACGGLTLQEAIAVIYHRSHEQAKLTGTGSMVALRATIEQAKAICEQHQNVYIAAINGPGAITLAGDSDEIAAIIEENPGKAKQLRVTCAFHTPEMDAIKEPFNQAMQGVIASESRKRQIPFYSAVTGHYHQDALDAKYWWNNIRNTVLFQPAVEELLQDSNIDIFIEVSASATLLSCVKQIVRSIDPHLSVSTVNSSFRDKDDVHSIQRAMGSLYVAGVDLNWENITKKAAEWAPIPTYQWQHQSFWLETEERQKKRLGLDDRSFKGQHGKIIMTNFPYLADHVVDNRMIFPGAGFVEYITEMSFEDNEVPCMKNINFTRVLPWPKDSDKRGVLHLDLHKEGNHVQVKCDNNSHCNAIIDTKAGAKSEKVALPVQKILKRCDKEITKEEMYIRMQRVGLSYGPAFQMVDKVFMGDGESIAYLSPITDSNQRISIPHLDATFQLVLATIGSGTTMYLPVHIDTLQMTNPSLPTGQSIVVYTNIVDCNSTMLTADITMATESGTILTNVLGIREQNFHGNQSDVDIDACIYXTQWQPVAASTLPSSVIKDVFEESHLSSTYKDDMDAINRAEEVLDDIEGICTSYIRHALETVPENERCKRQSYEKYITRFKTIASSTSVKDIPYDTIPDVMERVQKHCPELDAEIGLTKSLGEALPDTFRDPQVAVPIMFSPEGLDRYFYDSLSTRVHYKAAAEAVNKAVMEGFKQKRVVRILELGARTGGLTRFIVEPLKELGLSNQVEYVFTDVSASFFKQGQENLSMYPFIQYKQIDIEKDVADQGFVPGSFDIVVCLDTLHAAVDVKRSSGYLANLLTQDGLMFIIEGTNTHFLTELWFGALDVCWVYDDFRKERCWVDRQTWVNVMRSIGLCDVTSASTPREFVYSVVVGRKNEEENRKLVQRGDSHLIIEKPDTVKLMIVQEIDNKFVDEIQTAYSGDIDIRSFSEATQFPNLLSEHTSSPTEVMYIYSDADSKLHALLKLLQAVELYPQSVKRVWVLTKGGNKESTCPNASLAIGLARAVSNKVPNVSIHSVDFDATCSLAENVQALMKLMKEPNVPEREIVIRKGIQYVSRIVHQELPSYRTVSTSWRVEQGISQKGSGSIDDLAFHDIGSMETPPGHVKICVRAAPLNFKDVMMSMGLLEGLESESHPSFGIECAGIVEEVGVGVTDVKVDDEVIAFGKKCFASHVICDANLTVLKPRQLDWKESASIGVVFVTAYMSLVERANLQAGETILIHSACGGVGLAAIQIARMMKAKVFCTAGTEEKRQYLRDVVGVEMVSDSRSTKFYNDIMSYTKGRGMDVVLNSLSGTLLATSMSVLAPCGRFCEIGKRDILQNSNLSMNALLENKSFISCQVDILMRQNPRSVQRLMQEVVNLFETNKLSPIPTSVYPMEKLADAFRFMAKGSHIGKIVFDVSEEFQPEKLKPAVQQFSATATYIVTGGYGGIGQALSRWLCNNGARYIVLVSRNGARTAAARRMLKYLKTTGVKVHQYQIDIADEKAVRHMLVSLRDESAVPPIKGIFHVAGVIEEENLSEITLEQANRILSAKVSGAYHLHTLTKEDDLDIFFLLSSVSGVWGHPAQPIYCAANNYLDGLAEKRHSEGLPAFSIQLAPVKGAGYLEGKDDIVKILEMKGSQQMHVDEFLEVLGRLLQQKDLPVVCLANQDWRLTQQFCHKSMLKFHHLITSSKASDKANSAIGKEDMENRIKSKMADLLCMPVDAIDVTQPMIDYGVDSLVAMEIVNWASKQLGVIISQLDILGGITTAVLLQKAIDS, from the exons GTTGCCGCATGCCAGGTGGAGTAACCACACCGCAAGAATTCTGGGATGTGTTGGTCAATGGACGAGACATGATTACAGAAATCCCACCAGATCGGTGGTCAATTGAATCATTTTATGATCCAGACCAATCCAATCACAGTAAGATGGCCACTAAAAGATGCGGTTTCATCCATGATATCGACAAGTTCGACAATACTTTCTTCAAG ATTTCTCCAAGAGAAGCCGCTTCCATGGATCCGCAACAGCGTCATATGTTAGAAGTAACTTATGAAGCTTTCCAAGACGCAG GCATCATTTCCGAGACATTGGGAGAAAGCTGTGGTGTTTATATAGGCGTTGGCAATATGGATTACCATATCATGTTAATGGATACATCTTTGACCAATCCATACACATTTACAGGTTCGGTACATTCTCTAGTACCAAACCGTATTTCCTACGCATTCAATCTTCGTGGTCCAAGCATTGCAGTTGATACAGCATGTGCATCTTCTTTAACCGCCTTGCATATGGCTTGCTCCGCCATATGGGACGGAGAGTGTTTGTCAGCAGTTGCGGGTGGATGCAACCAGTTACTTCTACCTGAAGGCACGGTTGGATTCAGTGCACTTGGGGCGCTGAGTCCCGAAGGCAAAAGTTGCCCATTTTCGGACACAGGTAAAGGTTACGTAAGAAGTGAAGGATGGGGTGCATTTATACTTAAGCGTCTGGATGATGCATTGGTTAACAAAGACCATATTTATGCAGTTATAAGAGGAAGCGGCATTGGCGCAGGTGGACTCACCAAGAGTCTTACTATGCCATCTGCAGAAGCACAAGAGATGGTCATGCGCAACGTTTGCAAGAATTTTAGTATACCAATGTCGTCAGTGCAGTACATAGAAGCCCACGGAACCGGGACACCTGTTGGAGATCCAATAGAAGCAAGGGGTATCTGTGCAGCTTTTGGACCAGAACGGGAAGGTCCTATCAAAGTAGGGTCTGTGAAAAGCAACTTTGGCCACAACGAGTTTGCTTCTGGGATCACAGGTGCGATAAAGGTAGCTCTGATGTTGAAAAACAAACAGCTAGTTCCAACCATCAATTTTCATGAACTTAACCCTCAAATCAAAAAAGATGGGCTCAACCTTCAAGTTCAAAGGCAGATAGAAGAAATACAAGATGATGGATCCCCGTTTACTATTGGGTTAAACAGTTTTGGCCTTGGTGGTGCGGTTGCACACATGGTGTTCCAAGAAGCACCTGAATCCGATGTAATAGCAAAAGAAACGTCTGGCTGGTCGTTCGGAAAGGAATCTGACATTGAAGGCAAGTCAATTGTAGTTCCTTTATCTGCGAAGACA CCAGAAGCACTCAAAGATCTTGCTGCCAAATGGGAGTCATTTGAGTGCGACAATGATGC CTCCGTTGCAGCTTGGCAAGCAACAAGGCGGGATCACCATCCTTACAGAATGACTGTCATTGCAAACTCTACTGCAACTTTCCGCAACGCTGCTCATGCTTTTGCCCAGGACACAGGATCTGAGTCTGTAGTGGCCGGCAGAGCGAATACAACAAAACCAAATATCTGCTTTGTATTTCCCGGGCAAGGACAGCAATGGATTGATATGGGACGAAAGTTGTTTGAAGATGAGAAGGTTTTCCATGACAGTGTTGTTGAATGTGATGAGCTATTCAGGGAACTAAGTGGATGGTCAGTGCTGCAGTCATGTGGTCTCTTTGGTAACCGGGATATCGCCGAAGCTACTTCGCCATacacatctactgaagatgctCTGCAAAGTGTTGAGGTGATCCAACCTGCTATCCTCTTCATTCAGGTCGGAATGTATCGGCTGTGGCGACATTGGGGAGTAGAGCCGGATGTAGTTGTAGGTCATAGTTTAGGCGAGGTGGCAGCAGCTTATGCATGTGGAGGTTTGACTCTTCAAGAAGCAATTGCTGTGATATACCATCGAAGTCACGAACAAGCAAAACTGACGGGAACGGGAAGCATGGTTGCACTACGAGCTACTATTGAACAAGCTAAAGCCATCTGCGAACAACATCAGAATGTCTATATCGCTGCTATCAATGGTCCAGGGGCTATCACTCTTGCTGGAGACAGTGATGAGATTGCAGCCATCATTGAAGAAAATCCTGGCAAAGCAAAGCAGCTACGTGTTACCTGTGCCTTTCACACACCAGAAATGGATGCGATAAAAGAGCCTTTCAACCAGGCAATGCAGGGTGTCATTGCCTCAGAGTCAAGGAAACGTCAAATTCCTTTCTACTCTGCGGTAACTGGGCACTATCACCAAGACGCTCTGGACGCTAAGTATTGGTGGAATAACATCCGAAACACCGTTCTCTTTCAACCTGCAGTGGAAGAGCTTCTTCAAGACTCCAACATTGATATATTCATAGAGGTTTCTGCATCGGCCACACTCCTCTCATGTGTGAAGCAGATTGTCCGATCCATAGATCCACATCTTAGTGTTTCAACAGTCAATTCTAGCTTCAGAGACAAGGATGATGTGCACTCCATTCAGCGAGCTATGGGGAGTCTTTACGTTGCAGGTGTAGATCTTAATTGGGAAAATATCACCAAGAAAGCTGCAGAATGGGCACCGATACCGACATACCAATGGCAGCATCAAAGCTTTTGGTTGGAGACAGAAGAACGTCAGAAAAAGCGCTTAGgacttgatgacagatcattcaAAGGTCAACATGGCAAGATCATCATGACGAATTTCCCTTACCTAGCTGATCACGTGGTGGACAACAGAATGATCTTCCCAGGAGCAGGTTTTGTAGAATATATCACTGAGATGAGTTTCGAAGACAATGAAGTTCCATGTATGAAGAATATAAACTTCACTCGGGTTTTACCATGGCCTAAAGACAGTGATAAGAGAGGTGTTCTCCATCTAGATCTTCACAAAGAAGGAAACCATGTACAAGTCAAATGCGACAACAATAGTCACTGCAATGCTATCATTGACACCAAAGCAGGCGCAAAGTCTGAAAAAGTGGCATTACCAGTTCAGAAGATCCTAAAGAGATGTGACAAAGAAATTACGAAAGAAGAGATGTACATCAGGATGCAGAGAGTTGGCTTGTCCTACGGTCCTGCTTTTCAGATGGTTGACAAAGTTTTCATGGGTGATGGCGAGTCAATAGCTTATTTATCACCGATTACGGACTCTAATCAGAGAATTTCTATTCCTCATTTGGATGCCACTTTCCAACTTGTTTTGGCTACCATTGGTTCAGGTACAACGATGTATTTACCAGTTCATATAGACACCCTCCAGATGACCAATCCATCTCTACCAACAGGACAGTCGATCGTTGTATATACCAATATCGTTGACTGTAACAGCACTATGTTGACTGCTGACATCACAATGGCTACCGAGAGTGGTACAATCTTAACAAACGTATTAGGAATCCGAGAGCAAAATTTCCACGGTAATCAGTCAGATGTTGATATTGATGCGTGTATCTA GACTCAGTGGCAACCAGTTGCAGCAAGTACACTCCCATCATCCGTCATCAAGGATGTATTTGAAGAGTCTCATCTGTCTTCCACTTACAAAGATGACATGGATGCTATTAATCGTGCtgaggaagtacttgatgacaTTGAAGGAATTTGTACATCCTACATCCGACATGCATTAGAAACAGTTCCAGAAAATGAACGATGCAAAAGACAAAGCTATGAAAAATACATCACCCGTTTCAAAACTATCGCATCATCTACTTCAGTCAAGGATATACCATATGATACAATTCCAGACGTCATGGAAAGAGTTCAGAAGCACTGTCCAGAGCTGGATGCGGAGATCGGACTTACGAAGAGTCTTGGCGAAGCACTTCCAGACACCTTTAGAGATCCACAAGTAGCTGTCCCAATCATGTTTTCTCCGGAAGGGTTAGACAGATACTTCTACGATTCTCTCAGCACAAGAGTACATTACAAAGCAGCAGCAGAGGCTGTCAACAAAGCTGTGATGGAAGGTTTCAAACAAAAACGCGTGGTTCGGATTTTGGAGCTAGGAGCAAGAACTGGCGGTCTAACCCGCTTCATCGTTGAACCACTCAAAGAGCTTGGATTGTCTAATCAAGTTGAGTACGTGTTTACAGATGTCAGTGCTTCATTCTTCAAACAAGGCCAAGAAAATCTTTCAATGTATCCCTTCATCCAGTACAAGCAGATTGATATCGAGAAGGATGTTGCAGATCAGGGGTTTGTTCCAGGTAGTTTTGACATTGTCGTATGCTTAGATACCCTACATGCCGCTGTTGATGTCAAAAGAAGCTCAGGTTACTTGGCAAACCTCCTCACTCAAGATGGACTCATGTTTATCATCGAGGGTACAAATACTCACTTCTTGACAGAATTGTGGTTTGGTGCTCTAGATGTGTGCTGGGTGTATGATGACTTCCGCAAAGAAAGATGTTGGGTGGACCGTCAGACTTGGGTGAATGTCATGCGCAGTATTGGTCTTTGTGACGTCACTTCGGCTTCTACACCAAGAGAGTTTGTCTATAGTGTTGTAGTTGGACGAAAGAATGAGGAGGAGAATAGAAAACTAGTTCAAAGGGGAGACAGTCATTTGATCATTGAGAAGCCCGACACTGTCAAGTTGATGATTGTCCAAGAAATCGACAACAAGTTTGTGGACGAGATTCAAACAGCCTACAGTGGAGATATTGACATCAGATCATTTTCTGAAGCCACACAATTTCCAAATCTTCTCAGTGAACACACCTCTTCTCCGACGGAAGTGATGTACATCTACAGTGATGCTGATAGTAAACTACATGCCCTGTTGAAGCTTCTACAAGCAGTTGAGCTTTATCCACAAAGCGTTAAGCGTGTTTGGGTGTTAACAAAAGGAGGCAACAAGGAATCCACCTGTCCCAACGCATCCTTGGCTATTGGATTGGCTAGAGCCGTCAGCAATAAAGTTCCAAATGTCTCCATCCACTCAGTTGATTTTGATGCAACCTGCAGTCTTGCAGAAAACGTCCAAGCACTGATGAAATTGATGAAGGAACCAAACGTACCAGAGAGAGAAATTGTGATCAGAAAGGGAATTCAATATGTTTCTCGTATCGTTCACCAGGAGTTGCCAAGCTACAGAACAGTTTCTACAAGTTGGAGAGTGGAACAGGGTATCTCTCAGAAAGGTAGTGGGTCTATTGACGATCTTGCTTTCCACGATATTGGTAGTATGGAAACGCCACCAGGACATGTCAAGATCTGTGTACGAGCAGCTCCTCTGAACTTCAAAGATGTTATGATGTCGATGGGTCTGCTGGAGGGATTAGAATCAGAATCACACCCGTCTTTTGGAATTGAATGTGCTGGGATTGTAGAAGAAGTAGGAGTTGGGGTGACGGATGTGAAAGTCGACGATGAGGTGATTGCGTTTGGCAAAAAGTGCTTTGCTTctcatgttatatgtgatgcaaACCTGACAGTACTGAAACCGCGGCAACTTGATTGGAAGGAAAGTGCCTCAATTGGGGTGGTGTTTGTTACTGCCTACATGAGTCTAGTTGAACGGGCTAATCTCCAAGCAGGTGAGACAATTTTGATTCACTCTGCCTGTGGTGGTGTTGGATTAGCAGCAATTCAAATTGCCAGAATGATGAAAGCCAAGGTATTTTGCACTGCCGGTACAGAAGAGAAACGGCAATACCTGCGAGATGTAGTTGGGGTAGAGATGGTCAGTGATTCTCGATCAACCAAATTCTACAATGATATCATGAGCTATACAAAAGGTCGAGGTATGGATGTGGTCCTCAATTCCCTTTCCGGCACGCTATTAGCTACAAGCATGTCAGTTCTTGCTCCGTGTGGACGATTCTGTGAAATTGGCAAACGGGATATTCTACAGAATTCCAACCTGTCAATGAATGCTCTTTTGGAAAACAAGAGTTTCATTTCTTGCCAAGTGGACATACTCATGCGACAGAATCCCAGATCAGTTCAACGGCTTATGCAAGAGGTAGTCAACTTGtttgaaacaaacaaacttaGTCCGATACCAACATCAGTGTATCCAATGGAGAAGCTGGCAGATGCATTCCGCTTCATGGCTAAGGGATCACATATTGGCAAGATTGTGTTTGATGTATCCGAGGAATTCCAACCAGAAAAATTAAAACCAGCTGTACAGCAGTTTTCAGCTACCGCAACATACATCGTCACAGGTGGCTATGGGGGCATTGGTCAAGCATTATCCAGATGGCTCTGTAACAATGGCGCAAGATATATCGTCCTTGTATCTCGAAATGGAGCCAGAACTGCAGCAGCACGACGAATGTTGAAATACCTGAAAACTACTGGAGTGAAAGTTCACCAGTACCAAATCGACATAGCAGATGAAAAAGCTGTCAGGCACATGTTAGTCAGTCTACGTGATGAGAGTGCTGTTCCACCTATAAAAGGTATATTTCATGTAGCTGGTGTGATCGAAGAGGAGAATCTTTCTGAGATAACACTAGAGCAAGCGAATCGCATCCTCAGTGCAAAAGTATCCGGAGCTTATCACCTTCATACTTTGACCAAAGAAGATGATCTAGACatattctttcttctttcatcTGTTTCTGGTGTCTGGGGTCATCCAGCACAACCAATCTACTGTGCTGCCAACAACTACTTAGATGGTCTTGCTGAAAAGCGCCATTCTGAAGGCTTACCAGCTTTCTCCATTCAACTAGCACCGGTCAAAGGGGCGGGATATTTGGAGGGCAAAGATGACATAGTGAAGATACTGGAAATGAAGGGCAGTCAACAGATGCATGTGGATGAGTTTCTGGAAGTACTTGGACGACTTCTACAACAAAAAGATCTACCAGTCGTGTGTTTAGCAAATCAG GACTGGCGTTTGACTCAACAATTCTGCCACAAGTCCATGCTCAAATTTCATCATCTCATAACTAGCAGCAAGGCAAGCGACAAAGCAAACAGCGCCATCGGTAAAGAAGACATGGAAAATAggatcaaatccaagatggctgaccTACTCTGCATGCCAGTCGACGCCATAGATGTTACCCAACCTATGATCGACTATGGTGTAGACTCACTGGTTGCCATGGAGATTGTTAATTGGGCATCCAAACAGCTTGGTGTTATCATATCACAATTAGATATTCTTGGAGGTATAACCACTGCCGTATTGCTTCAAAAAGCTATAGATTCATAA
- the LOC140169094 gene encoding uncharacterized protein: MSRTEVLVEARKHGLGCVFVKISKALEDQYMLQNNSESVYNLDQLVGAFCAYPYDNAEFGCDLGKFGAIEYIIELINKLEKLPSNDWIDDKIFWLLAILHHSIRHDGCADNRPIFRRANAVDRLKKLIGSSNILLKVEVLLVLAYIVDEAESKILGKDSNVISFIVEMLKKTVGDSDHQVFVTSGIYYSSTEILKALNHLIINDSNKKIVLENDGLPYLNRMLMSDFSTEEQTIAAKTLFSLAFEKSTREVDAIKDTMEALKSMLEAEDEELRAVSRRTLWELDDSNDGEDDFDVEDDERKHAANKTGIPCLAKCRNKGKVVKKGGMMMMMVTVDT; encoded by the exons ATGAGCCGCACTGAAGTTTTGGTAGAAGCTAGGAAACACGGGCTGGGTTGTGTGTTTGTAAAAATCTCAAAGGCGCTAGAAGACCAATACATGTTGCAGAACAACTCGGAGTCCGTTTACAATTTAGACCAATTGGTGGGAGCCTTTTGCGCTTACCCTTACGATAATGCAGAATTTGGCTGCGATTTGGGGAAGTTTGGAGCCATAGAGTACATAATAGAGCTCATCAACAAGTTAGAGAAACTACCAAGTAATGACTGGATAGACGACAAAATCTTCTGGTTACTCGCAATTCTTCACCACTCCATTCGACACGATGGATGCGCAGATAATCGCCCCATCTTTCGCAGAGCAAATGCTGTTGACCGCCTGAAAAAGTTGATCGGGTCATCTAATATTCTTCTGAAAGTGGAAGTCCTGCTAGTTCTTGCGTATATTGTCGACGAAGCAGAGAGTAAGATTCTAGGCAAAGATAGCAATGTCATATCTTTCATAGTAGAAATGTTAAAGAAAACTGTGGGAGACAGTGATCATCAGGTTTTTGTAACTTCTGGAATTTACTACTCCTCCACGGAAATTTTGAAAGCTCTGAACCATCTGATCATCAATGATAGTAACAAGAAGATCGTGTTGGAAAATGACGGCCTACCCTATCTTAACCGGATGTTGATGTCAGATTTCAGCACGGAAGAACAGACCATAGCCGCTAAAACGCTGTTCAGCCTGGCATTCGAGAAAAGCACTCGAGAAGTTGATGCAATCAAGGATACTATGGAAG CCCTAAAATCCATGTTGGAGGCAGAAGACGAGGAGCTGCGAGCTGTCAGCAGAAGAACTTTGTGGGAGCTTGATGACTCAAATGATGGCGAAGACGATTTCGATGTCGAAGATGATGAACGCAAACACGCCGCAAACAAAACTGGCATTCCGTGCTTAGCAAAG TGCAGGAACAAGGGAAAGGTCGTAAAGAAAGgagggatgatgatgatgatggtgacggtGGACACGTGA